TTGCTTCCTTAAAATCTCCCGCCCTGTAAGGTTGATTGCCTTGACTAAACCAAACGGTAGGATCATTTATGAGTTCCATACGAATTTTGATTGCTTTTTCATCTGCCCGGATCGCCTCTTCATATCGCCCTAATTTTCTCAGTGCTTCTGCTTTCCCGCTCCAAGCGTCGGTCGATTCGGAATCAAGCGCGATCGCTTGCTCAAACCAGCGCAACGCAAATTCATATAATCCTAACTGCAAAATCTGGTTAGCAGAATTCAGATATTCCTCAGTTTGTCGAATTTCTGAAGCCACAATCTGATTGATGAACGATTCGATCGATTTTAGACAGAAAAAACTGGAGGTTGATGAATTTACAGATCGTTTTTATCCTTTAAGAGGAACCAGGGCGAGTACGATCGTGCATTCGAGAGAATAACCGCGATCGCTGTTCAATGCGTAATTGAAAAAGCCGCGATCGAGAATAAAAGAGTCGAGCACGAGAATAAAAGACTCAACCGTGAGTATTAGAGTTTAGAATTTGAGATTCAAAGACTCAAGCGCGAGAATAAAACACTCAAGCACGAGAATAAAACACTCAAGCTTGAGTGTTAGAGAGTCAGCCTTGAGATCAAAATACTGACCATCGATGCGGATAGCACTTTTGGAGGTCAATCTCTTACTGCTAGTGGTAGCTTTAGTGCAACAACAGGTAATCCCAACGCTGCAGCTCCGATTGCTCAATATCATCAGCGAAAAATTGATCAAATTGTCGCTACTTTACCGATCGCGCTAACAACATCTCAATCTTGCTTAATAGGCGCGGTAGGTCGATCGGTTTGATGTCGTATTCATCGCATCCTGCTGCAAGGCACTTTTCGCGATCGTCTGCCATTGCATGTGCGGTAAGCGCAATTACCGGAATTCGCTGGGTTTCGGGGATTGCTTTGAGTTGCTGAGTGGCTTCCCAACCATCGAGAAGCGGTAAGCTCATGTCCATGAGAATAATGTCCGGCAGGTATGTTTTTGCTTGATCAATTGCTTCAACGCCATTGATTGCGATCGCAAGTTCAAAACCCCGTCGTATTAATCTGCGCGATAGCATCTCGCGATTGACTTCGTTATCTTCTACTAGCAAAATTCTTGTCATAGGTTATAGTTGGCGAATTCGTTCAACGACCAGGCTTCGGACTTCCGCCAGCAATTGCTCGCGGCTGTAGGCTGCTTTTTGGAGGATTTGCTCAACGGATTGATGAAGGCTCAAGTATTCCGAAGGTGTGAGCGTTGTTGCTGTGACCACCACAATGGGAATCGATCGCCACGCTTCGACACGGTGTAACTCGGTGATGAACTGAAAGCCATCCATTTCTGGCATCATCAGATCTAGCAGAATCAAATCTGGCTGCTGTGCTGCAACCTCTAATAAGGCAAGTTTGCCATTTCGAGCTGTGATTGCGTTCCAGCCTTCTCTTTCAAGCGTTCGCTTGAATAGCTCGCGAGTTGCGTCATCATCTTCAACGATTAGGATTCGTTCCTGCTGAGTAGTGAGATACTTTTTGAGGACTTGATTGAGGCGCTTGTAGTCGATCGGCTTCGTGAGATAGTCAGAGGCTCCTAGCGCAAAGCCGAGATTTTTCTGATCAACGATCGTGAGAATTACGACCGGGATGTCTGCTAGTTGCGGGTTGGCTTTCAGAGCTTTCAGCACCGACCAGCCGTCCGTCTTCGGCATCAAGATATCGAGTGTGATGGCAGCGGGCCGATGTTCGATCGCCATTGCGATTCCTTGTTCGCCGGATGAGGCGGTGAGGACTTGAAAGCCTTCTTTGGCGAGAGCGCGATGTATGAGTTCTTGGGCTGAGGGGTCGTCGTCGATTATGAGAATTTTGGCAGCGTTGGGGTTGGGGGTTGGGGAGTGGGGGGTGGGCGATGTTTCTGAGAGGGAGGGTGAGACTTGTAGCGGTAATCGAACTGTAAAGGTTGAACCCTTTCCAATTTCGCTTTCTACGGTGATATCGCCGCCCATCATTTGACAGAACCTGCGACTAATCGCAAGTCCGAGTCCTGTGCCACCATATTTACGAGTGGTAGACGTATCTGCTTGCGTAAAGGCTTCAAACAGATGGCTGATTTGTTCGGCCGTCATGCCAATGCCTGTATCGGCGATCGCAAGCTCTACCCA
This window of the Cyanobacteria bacterium FACHB-DQ100 genome carries:
- a CDS encoding response regulator; the protein is MTRILLVEDNEVNREMLSRRLIRRGFELAIAINGVEAIDQAKTYLPDIILMDMSLPLLDGWEATQQLKAIPETQRIPVIALTAHAMADDREKCLAAGCDEYDIKPIDLPRLLSKIEMLLARSVK